Proteins found in one Takifugu rubripes chromosome 15, fTakRub1.2, whole genome shotgun sequence genomic segment:
- the LOC115252656 gene encoding uncharacterized protein isoform X2: MEGELQEQGEIIHRYREEREDAVISRAESDEPREVQDPEEEQGDRVGDGQEAMVAVMDSDNSPDDLPGSPLPAEEQLTVSSPPSCTHDGPPEPCWYCLRTQESDSRTETGQQEDSDSVSLLPSGGQRLNYQTDPRPHFGVAWSSHSTCRPLWGSEGPCWGQRNQEASDQTHTCPHCHLGMDSDALRWHEAKCLLFDGLRNSK, from the exons ATGGAGGGAGAGCTGCAAGAGCAAGGAGAGATCATCCACAGGTACCGCGAGGAGAGGGAGGACGCCGTCATCAG CCGGGCGGAGAGCGACGAGCCCCGGGAGGTCCAGGAtcctgaggaggagcagggcgaCCGAGTGGGTGATGGACAG GAGGCCATGGTGGCTGTGATGGACTCAGACAACAGTCCAGACGACCTCCCAGGGTCCCCCCTGCCAGCAGAGGAACAGTTAACAGTgtcatctcctccctcctgcacaCACG ATGGCCCACCGGAACCTTGCTGGTACTGTCTGAGGACTCAGGAGTCTGACTCACGGACAGAAACTGGTCAACAg GAGGACTCAGattctgtgtctctgctgccctctggcGGACAGAGGCTGAACTACCAGACAGACCCTCGGCCACACTTTGGTGTCGCCTGGTCTTCCCACTCTACGTGTCGCCCCCTGTGGGGCAGTGAGGGACCCTGCTGGGGACAAAGGAACCAGGAGGCGTCTGATCAGACCCACACGTGTCCCCACTGCCATCTGGGGATGGATTCAGACGCCCTGCGTTGGCACGAG GCCAAGTGTCTTCTGTTCGATGGCC
- the LOC115252787 gene encoding uncharacterized protein — MVMTCHHSPSTVHLVLLVLLTVTPQLAGAAPVWDEIAEQGMEGHAIRTDNTDDNLAPVLPPFQSRPSPDNASLERGQALRQGSQSDKMVNPVQVLAVLLEALDHQREGEIQANRDWEEDRGQQPPSTEGLQGGEIRKAEETEGEGVVATEEARGADKAIEQLIVGQLTAAQGDDFREREEEDKNTRSQAQGWSTEESGPDSVSEAEGAENDQGQDKGKDFGGLLKDTSSKGDEPSLQRKIRGYFQNIDLGLQDNEILPPLKGYKAYNTQLARAGKKPHWQENWMGKQPAKGGNFMDDFEGEELEEEVEEEEESLTRMEEEARARAEKQEVLRQQEEAEQAREEEQRLADIASDMLLQYMGRKQQAYMKPRQKSSMGAATNTAEDKRSEEVVPDEEDLDQQMIDRLIEISSKLHLPADDVVEIISDVEEKKKKRKELLLQPTNNKPVAPRYRPLVPPPLAAPPFYHYTASKNPKKAPYKYNKSNKKWHKDKVKSYKQDYWYKPQKQLDYWYKPQKQFLAFPSYPYYQKPYRAYYPVYFPYPKPEYFGKPLPSRDQQFGPQELDLQSPRRRNRARGKNGAQGWRQQPVPRLPLAPYISNYILPHPRTYQPLPPPKPITPPRRGRRPPYYYPQVTPGDDYEEDGLVPQLDSEEELENFIERIYMKRRMY; from the coding sequence ATGGTCATGACCTGTCATCACTCCCCGTCCACAGTCCACCTCGTCCTATTGGTCCTGCTCACTGTCACTCCGCAGCTGGCTGGCGCCGCCCCTGTGTGGGATGAGATAGCAGAGCAAGGGATGGAGGGGCACGCCATCAGGACAGACAACACTGACGACAACCTCGCCCCGGTCCTCCCACCCTTCCAGAGCCGCCCCAGCCCTGACAACGCGTCGCTAGAGCGGGGACAGGCCCTGCGTCAAGGCAGCCAGTCGGATAAAATGGTGAATCCCGTGCAGGTGCTCGCTGTTCTTTTAGAAGCATTGGACCACCAAAGGGAGGGTGAGATCCAGGCAAACAGAGACTGGGAAGAGGATCGGGGTCAGCAGCCACCCTCCACTGAGGGCTTGCAGGGTGGTGAGATAAGAAaagcagaggagacagagggagagggggtggTGGCAACAGAGGAGGCTCGTGGTGCTGATAAGGCTATTGAACAGCTGATTGTGGGCCAATTGACGGCTGCTCAGGGGGATGACTttagagaaagggaggaggaggataagaACACAAGGTCACAGGCGCAAGGGTGGTCCACAGAGGAATCTGGGCCTGATAGTGTAAGTGAGGCAGAAGGGGCAGAAAACGACCAGGGTCAAGACAAGGGGAAAGATTTTGGAGGTTTGCTGAAGGACACCAGCTCAAAGGGAGATGAGCCGTCGCTGCAGCGCAAAATCAGGGGCTATTTCCAAAACATCGACTTGGGTCTCCAGGACAATGAGATTCTGCCTCCTCTGAAGGGCTACAAGGCGTACAACACTCAGCTGGCACGAGCCGGGAAGAAACCACACTGGCAGGAGAACTGGATGGGAAAGCAGCCCGCCAAAGGGGGCAACTTCATGGACGACTtcgagggggaggagctggaggaggaggtggaggaagaagaggagagccTCACCCgcatggaggaggaggcaagGGCGCGCGCCGAGAAGCAGGAGGTGCTgcggcagcaggaggaggcggagcaagccagggaggaggagcagaggctggCGGACATTGCCTCCGACATGTTGCTGCAGTACAtgggcaggaagcagcaggccTACATGAAGCCCCGGCAGAAGAGCAGCATGGGAGCCGCCACCAACACAGCCGAGGACAAGCGCTCCGAGGAGGTGGTTCCCGACGAAGAGGACCTGGACCAGCAGATGATCGACAGGCTCATCGAGATCAGCAGCAAGCTCCACCTGCCCGCTGACGACGTGGTGGAGATCATCAGCGACGtcgaggaaaagaagaagaagaggaaagagctgctgctgcagccgacCAATAACAAGCCTGTGGCCCCACGCTACAGGCCCCTGGTGCCTCCGCCTCTGGCTGCTCCACCCTTCTACCACTACACGGCCTCAAAGAACCCCAAGAAGGCCCCTTACAAGTACAACAAGTCCAACAAGAAATGGCACAAGGACAAAGTCAAGTCCTACAAGCAGGACTACTGGTATAAGCCCCAGAAGCAACTTGATTACTGGTACAAACCCCAGAAGCAGTTTTTAGCCTTCCCCTCCTACCCGTACTACCAGAAGCCATACCGAGCCTACTACCCTGTTTATTTTCCGTATCCCAAACCAGAATATTTTGGCAAGCCCCTCCCCTCCAGAGACCAGCAGTtcggtccccaggaacttgaccTCCAGTCCCCCAGGCGCAGGAACCGGGCTCGGGGGAAGAACGGCGCACAAGGCTGGAGGCAGCAGCCGGTGCCACGTCTGCCTCTCGCCCCGTACATCTCTAACTATATCCTCCCTCACCCACGGACATATCAGCCCCTACCTCCGCCCAAACCCATCACCCCACCCAGGAGAGGCAGGCGACCCCCCTATTACTATCCACAAGTGACACCAGGAGATGACTATGAGGAAGATGGGCTGGTGCCTCAGttggacagtgaggaggaactggagaaCTTTATCGAGAGGATCTACATGAAACGCCGAATGTATTAA
- the LOC115252656 gene encoding uncharacterized protein isoform X1, whose product MEGELQEQGEIIHRYREEREDAVISRAESDEPREVQDPEEEQGDRVGDGQQEAMVAVMDSDNSPDDLPGSPLPAEEQLTVSSPPSCTHDGPPEPCWYCLRTQESDSRTETGQQEDSDSVSLLPSGGQRLNYQTDPRPHFGVAWSSHSTCRPLWGSEGPCWGQRNQEASDQTHTCPHCHLGMDSDALRWHEAKCLLFDGLRNSK is encoded by the exons ATGGAGGGAGAGCTGCAAGAGCAAGGAGAGATCATCCACAGGTACCGCGAGGAGAGGGAGGACGCCGTCATCAG CCGGGCGGAGAGCGACGAGCCCCGGGAGGTCCAGGAtcctgaggaggagcagggcgaCCGAGTGGGTGATGGACAG CAGGAGGCCATGGTGGCTGTGATGGACTCAGACAACAGTCCAGACGACCTCCCAGGGTCCCCCCTGCCAGCAGAGGAACAGTTAACAGTgtcatctcctccctcctgcacaCACG ATGGCCCACCGGAACCTTGCTGGTACTGTCTGAGGACTCAGGAGTCTGACTCACGGACAGAAACTGGTCAACAg GAGGACTCAGattctgtgtctctgctgccctctggcGGACAGAGGCTGAACTACCAGACAGACCCTCGGCCACACTTTGGTGTCGCCTGGTCTTCCCACTCTACGTGTCGCCCCCTGTGGGGCAGTGAGGGACCCTGCTGGGGACAAAGGAACCAGGAGGCGTCTGATCAGACCCACACGTGTCCCCACTGCCATCTGGGGATGGATTCAGACGCCCTGCGTTGGCACGAG GCCAAGTGTCTTCTGTTCGATGGCC